A segment of the Methanomassiliicoccaceae archaeon DOK genome:
CGCCGCAGTGTCCGCGGCCCTCAACATGTTCTGAGCCGATGCAGCATCTCCTGAGCTTCACCGTCTACGACGACAGGTCGATGCTGGGCCCCGATCCCGGCGCGACGCTCGGCTCCATCGGGGCAGACGGGGTGGAGCTCCTCACATCATATTCCGTTCCTGACCCGTGGTACAGGGGCATCGCCCGTGCCGTCCACCTCCCGTACGCCACGGACTGGCTCGCCGCGTGGGAGGGCAGGCCGTACGACATGGACGGGGACTCCTCGCGCTTCTACATGTTCGGGAGGGACCGCGACGAGGTCATAGGCTCCGTCTCCGAGGCGATACGCTGCGCTGCCGTCCTGGAGCCGGCGTACGGAGTCTTCCATGCCGGCAACGGGGACATCCGCGAGCTGATCAGCAGGGGGTCGTCGCTGGACGACGGGAGGGTCATCGACGCATACGCCGAGATGGTCAACAGCGTCGTCGCCGGGTTCCCCGGCGGTGAGCCCCCGTTCCGGATCCTGTTCGAGAACCTCTGGTGGCCCGGCCTGAAGCTGACCGACGGACGCGACTTCAGGCGCCTGGAGTCGAGGATCGAGTTCGGGAACTGGGGCATCTGCCTGGACACGGGTCACATGATGAACTGCCTGCCGGGCATCGTCACGGAGCAGGACGGGATCGACGCCCTGGAGGGGATCTTCTCCCGTTACCCGGATGACCTGATCGACAGGGTGGTCACCGTCCATCTCCACTGGAGCGCCTCGTATCCGTACCGCAGCTCCTTCGAGGAGAGGAGGCCGGGTGACGACATCATGGCGTTCATCACGCAGGCGTACGGCCACATCTCCAGCATAGACCAGCACATGCCGTTCGACGATCCCCGCTGTCTGAGGCTCACGGACATCCTGAAGCCGGAGTTCGTGACCCACGAGATGCCCGGGTCGAAGGCAGGCATGCTCGAGGACTTCCGCACCCAGCGCTCGCTCTTCCCGTGACGTTGGATGTCCCGTCCATCTTCATCCGTATATACGAACAGGGCGATTCCGACATCGTGAACCAGTCGGATGAGTTTTTCCAACCCGACGAGGGAACCCAGGCGAAGTACGACGAGGGATACAGGATGCTGCATCTCTGCACGGGCGCGTTGGAGGGTCTCTGCTCAATCACGATACGCGAGGACGTCAGGAATCAGAGCGTGGATG
Coding sequences within it:
- a CDS encoding TIM barrel protein, whose amino-acid sequence is MQHLLSFTVYDDRSMLGPDPGATLGSIGADGVELLTSYSVPDPWYRGIARAVHLPYATDWLAAWEGRPYDMDGDSSRFYMFGRDRDEVIGSVSEAIRCAAVLEPAYGVFHAGNGDIRELISRGSSLDDGRVIDAYAEMVNSVVAGFPGGEPPFRILFENLWWPGLKLTDGRDFRRLESRIEFGNWGICLDTGHMMNCLPGIVTEQDGIDALEGIFSRYPDDLIDRVVTVHLHWSASYPYRSSFEERRPGDDIMAFITQAYGHISSIDQHMPFDDPRCLRLTDILKPEFVTHEMPGSKAGMLEDFRTQRSLFP